In a genomic window of Helianthus annuus cultivar XRQ/B chromosome 10, HanXRQr2.0-SUNRISE, whole genome shotgun sequence:
- the LOC110885672 gene encoding elicitor-responsive protein 1 has protein sequence MTTHGIHGNLIEVTVVSCNKLKDTEWISRQDPYVCVEYGSTKSRTRTCTDGGKNPTFQEKFVYTLIEGLRELIVNVWNSNTLKHDSFIGSGKVQLEKALSQGFDDSLWPLQSKTGRHAGEVRLIIHYTKAHKPATSHGPASQPHGAPQASLYSQPSPYPSVSYPPPSAAPYPPPGGYPPPSSYPSYPPNSSGYPPAPYPPQAAPYGQPYPPNSAYPPQPYGSQYPPGHPYPGPYPPPY, from the exons ATGACGACTCACGGCATCCATGGCAATCTTATTGAAGTCACTG TTGTTAGCTGTAACAAATTAAAAGATACCGAATGGATTTCGAGGCAAGATCCCTACGTTTGTGTAGAATACGGTAGTACTAAATCAAGAACTCGTACCTGTACAG ATGGAGGTAAGAACCCTACGTTTCAAGAGAAATTTGTGTATACACTAATTGAAGGATTACGGGAGTTGATTGTTAATGTTTGGAACAGCAATACGCTCAAACATGATAGCTTCATTGGCAGCGGAAa GGTCCAGTTGGAAAAGGCTCTTTCACAAGGATTTGACGATAGCTTGTGGCCATTGCAAAGCAAAACTGGCAG GCATGCTGGAGAGGTTCGATTGATTATACATTATACCAAAGCCCAT AAACCAGCAACCAGTCATGGTCCAGCATCTCAACCGCACGGTGCACCCCAGGCCTCACTTTATTCGCAGCCATCGCCATATCCATCAGTGTCATATCCACCACCTTCTGCCGCCCCATACCCGCCACCTGGAGGCTACCCTCCACCGTCTTCCTACCCTTCATACCCACCTAATTCAAGTGGATATCCACCAGCTCCATACCCACCTCAGGCGGCTCCTTATGGTCAGCCCTATCCACCTAATTCAGCTTATCCTCCCCAACCATATGGTTCCCAGTATCCTCCCG GTCACCCGTACCCAGGACCATATCCTCCACCGTATTGA